DNA sequence from the Amycolatopsis sp. Hca4 genome:
GGCTCGCTCGCCTGCGGCCTGGCGCCGTCGGCCGCGTTCCTGATCGCCGGACGCGTCTTGCAGGGTGCCGGCTCCGGCGGCCTCTTCGTCTCCGTCGGGGCTTCGCTGGGCGAAATGTTCTCGCCCCGCGAAGGCGCGAAGTACTTCGGCTGGTTCTCGATCTGCTTCGCCGTCGCGTCGCTCGCCGGGCCGGTCGTCGGCGGCCTGCTCACCGGCCTCGCCGGGTGGCGGTCGATCTTCCTGGTCAACCTGCCGCTCGGGCTGGTCGCCCTGGCCTGCCTCCGGAAGCTCGAGCTGTCCACCCGGCGCCGGGAAGCGCCGTTCGACTTCGCCGGCGTGCTGCTGCTCGGCACGGCGATCACCGGGTTCACCCTGCTCACGCCCTGGTCGGTCGCCCTCGGCGCGGCCGCGGCCGCGGTGTTCGTGGTCGTCGAACGGCGGGCCGCGGCACCCGTTCTGCCGCTGCGGTTGTTCCGCGACCGGACGTTCACCGTGTCCGTGCTGCTCAGCGTGCTCGCCGGGTTCGCGTTCCTCGGCTCGGTCAACTACATCGCGGCCCTGCTGCAGGCCGACGCCGGTCCGGCCGAAGGCGGGCTGCGGCTGCTGCCGATGACGCTCGCCGTGTCGGTCGCCTCCGTCGTGGCGAGCAAGGTCATCGCCCGCACCGGCGCCTACCGCTGGGCACCGCGGTCGAGCATGGCGCTCGGCCTGCTCGCGGTGCTCGGCCTGCTCACCCTCCACGGCCTCCCGCAGGTCCTCGCCTGCCTGGTCGTCTTCGGCTGCGCGGCCGGGCTGAACCTGCAGGTGCTCGCCATGGCCACGCAGAACACCGCCCCCGCGGCGGACCGCGGCGCGGTCGCCGCCGGCGTCAACCTCGCCCGCGCGCTGGGCTCGGCCCTCGGCCCGGTCGCGCTCGGCTTCGCCTACCACGCCGGCACCCACAGCGTGTTCCTCGCGCTGCTGCCCGTGCTGGCCCTCGGCCTCGTCACGGCCTTCGCGCTCCCCCACGTCCCGCTTTCCCGATCGGAGAACCCCCGATGATCTTCGTCCTCGGCGCCACCGGCAAGGTCGGCCGCCACCTCGTCCCCGCCCTGCTCGACGCCGGCGCGCACGTCCGCGCCCTGACCCGCGACCCGGCGAAGGCCCGGATCGACCCGCGCGCCGAAGCCGTCCGCGGCGACCTCGGCACCTCGGACCTGCCCGCGCTGCTGGCCGGCGCCGACCGCGTGTTCGTGCTGACGCAGGGGCACAGCGCCGACCGGGAAGCGGCGGTCGCCCACGCCGCCGCCCAGGCCGGCGTCACCCACCTCGTCAAGCTGTCCACCACCGGTGTCCACTTCGGACAGCAGGACCCGATCACGCTCGCCCACGCCGAAGCCGAGCAGGCGATCCGCGAAGCCGGGCCGGCTTGGACGATCCTGCGACCCGGCGCCTTCATGGACAACCGGTTCGCCTGGCTCGGCTCGATCCAGGCGGAGAACGCCGTGTACGTGCCGGACACCGATCCGCCGTCCGCGCTGGTCCACGTCCGCGACATCGCCGAAGTCGCGACGCTCGTCCTGACGACGTCCGGGCACGAAGGCGCGACTTACGAGCTGACCGGCGGTGAAGCCCTCACGGCCGAGCAGCAGGTCGCCATCCTGGCCGAAGCGATCGGGCGTCCGCTGAAGTACGTCGAGGAAACCGAGAGTGCCGCGAAGGACCGCCTGGTCCGGACGTACGGCTGGCCCGCGAAGGCCGTCGACGGGCTCTTCGCCTTGAAGCGCGAGTCCGCGCCGCACGAGCACGTCGTCTTCGACACCGTCGAGCGGCTGCTCGGCCGTCCGCCGCTGACCTTCGCGGCCTGGGCACGGGAGAACGCGTCCGCGTACCATCACCTGGAGTAACCAGGGGGAGGTGAGGCGGATGGGCGACCTGCGCGTTCTCGTCGTGGACGACCATCCCCTGTTCCGGATCGGCGTCGGTACGCTGCTCGCCGCCGAACCCGGGATCGCGGTCGTCGGCGAGGCCGCCGGCGGCGCCGACGCGGTCGCCTCCGCCGCCGCCCTGCGGCCCGACGTCGTCGTGATGGACCTGCACCTGCCCGACCTGTCCGGGATCCAGGCGACCCGGCAGATCGTGGCGGCCGACCCGGGCACCGGCGTGCTGATGCTGACGATGGCCGACGAAAGCGAGTCGGTCTTCGCGGCGATGCGCGCCGGTGCCCGCGGCTACCTGCTCAAGGACGCCGAGCCGGACGAGATCATCCGGGCCGTGCAGGCCGTCGCCCGGCGGGAGGCGATCTTCGGCCCGGACATCGCCAACCGCGTGCTCGCCTTCTTCAACCAGCCGCCGGTCAGCGAGCCGGTGTTCCCGGAGCTGACCGGGCGCGAGCGCGAGGTGCTGGCGCTGATCGCGGCCGGGCACAGCAACAGCCTCATCGCCAGCACGCTGTGCCTGAGCCCCAAGACCGTGCGCAACCACATCTCGAACGTCTTCGCCAAGCTGCACGTCGCCGACCGGGCCGAGGCGATCGTCCGGGCCAGGGACGCGGGCCTCGGCCGGTCCTGAAAGGCGGCCCGCCCGGGCAACATCGGGACCCCGGTCCCATGCGCCCGGGACACGCGAGCGGGCAGGCTGGGCAGCCTGCACCGTTCGAGGGGAATGGGGAGCGATGTTCGAAACCGACCGGACCCCGGTGGTGGTCCGCGCCACCGATCCGATCCTGCACAACGGCGTCTGCATGGCGCTGCGCTCGCGCGACGACGTCCGGGTGGTCGACGACGGGACAGCTCAGGTCGCCCTGCTGGTCGCCGACCGGATCGACGAGCCGATGACCCAGCTGCTGGCCGCGCTGCACCACCAGGGCTTCACCCGGATCGTGCTGATCGCGGGCGAAGTCGACGACAACGAGATCCTCAACGCGGTCGAGCACGGCGTCTGCGCGGTCGCCCGCCGCGCCGACGCGGGCCCGGACGTGCTCGTCCGCCTGATCAAGGCCGCGGCGGCCGGGGAAGGCGCATTGCCGCCCGACCTGCTCGGCCGGCTGCTGAACCGGGTTTCCCGCCTGCAGCGCCAGGTGCTCCAGCCGCGCGGCCTGCGCCTCGGCGGGATGAGCGACCGGGAGACGGAGGTGCTGCGCCTGGTCGCGGCGGGGTACTCGACGCAGGAGATCGCCGACGAGCTGTGCTACTCGCAGCGCACGGTGAAGAGCATCCTGCACGACGTCACCAACCGGTTCCAGCTGCGGAACCGCTCGCACGCGGTGGCCTACGCGCTGCGGGAGGGGCTGATCTGAGCGGACGGCCGGGCGCTAGCGAGGGACGCGCTCGGCCGGCCAGCGCACCTCGGGGACGTCGCTCGGCCGGGGCACCTTCAAGAACAGGCTGAACACCGCCGGGCGGCGGTTCGACAGCTCCAGGCGGCCGCCGTCCGCCTCGACCAGTGCGCGGGCCAGTGCCAGGCCCACCCCCGTCGAGCCGCCGCCGGAGAAACCGCGCTCGAAGATGTGCGGCGCGAGCTCGTCCGGCACGCCGGGGCCGGTGTCGCTCACCTCGATCACCACCGTGCCCTCGGCGTCGCCGCGGCGGGCGATCAGCGTCACCGTGCCCGAGCCGTGGCGCAGCGCGTTGTCCAGCAGCACGCCGACGACCTCGCGGAGCCGTCCCGGCGTGGCGCGGGCCATCAGGCCGTCCGCCACGCGCGTCCGCAGGTTGCGGCCCTCCGAGCGGAGCAGCTCACGCCACTCCTGGGCCATTTCCGGCAGCTGCGTCGGCAGGTCCACCGGTTCCGCGCCGACTTCGCGCGCCGCGCGGGCCGCTGCCAGCAGCTCGTCCAGCGCCTCGGCGAGCCGGTCCGCCTGTTCCTGGGCCGCCTTCGACTCGTCGGCCACCTCGTCGTCCGGGTGCACGGTCAGCGGTTCCAGCCGCAGCTGCAACGCCGTCAGCCTGCTGCGCAGCTGGTGCGAAACGTCGCCGACCAGCTGGCGCTCCCGCTGCACGAGCTGGGCCAGTGCGGTGCCGGACGCGTCCAGCGCTTCGGCGACCATGTCGAGCTCGCCGACGCCGTAGCGGCTCGGGTCGGGCCGGAAGTCGCCGCCGCCGAGGCGGGCCGCGCGCTCGGCGACGTGCCGCAGCGGTTTCGCGAGCCGCCGGGCCGTCGCGATCGCCACCACCGCTCCGGTGCCGATCGACAGCAGCACCAGGAGCACGACGACGAGCGTCACCGTCGTCTGGCGTTCGTGCATCGGACCGGCCGGGACGGCGATCTCCACCTTGCCGTCCCGGGCCAAATCGGCCGTCTCGATGACGGTGTCGGGCCCGGGACTGCTGCCGTAGCGCTTCTCGTCCTGGCCGCTGGCCCGGACGGTGAGCAGCCCGTTCGCCGGGACCGCCGCGCGCACCTGGTCGAGGTCGATCTCCTGGCCGTTGGCGATTTCGGTGTCCAGGATCGCCGCCGCCGCGCGGGCGTTCTCGGCGAGCGTCTCGCGGTAGCTCGACTCGATCTGCCAGCTCGCCACGATGCCCAGCGGGATGCCGA
Encoded proteins:
- a CDS encoding MFS transporter, translated to MRTIAPSRALKPALAGLFLSVFLAMLDAQVVATALPRIAAEFGGTGAYAWVTTAYLLAGSATAPLYGKLGDVFGRKRVLLGALALFLLGSLACGLAPSAAFLIAGRVLQGAGSGGLFVSVGASLGEMFSPREGAKYFGWFSICFAVASLAGPVVGGLLTGLAGWRSIFLVNLPLGLVALACLRKLELSTRRREAPFDFAGVLLLGTAITGFTLLTPWSVALGAAAAAVFVVVERRAAAPVLPLRLFRDRTFTVSVLLSVLAGFAFLGSVNYIAALLQADAGPAEGGLRLLPMTLAVSVASVVASKVIARTGAYRWAPRSSMALGLLAVLGLLTLHGLPQVLACLVVFGCAAGLNLQVLAMATQNTAPAADRGAVAAGVNLARALGSALGPVALGFAYHAGTHSVFLALLPVLALGLVTAFALPHVPLSRSENPR
- a CDS encoding NAD(P)H-binding protein, whose protein sequence is MIFVLGATGKVGRHLVPALLDAGAHVRALTRDPAKARIDPRAEAVRGDLGTSDLPALLAGADRVFVLTQGHSADREAAVAHAAAQAGVTHLVKLSTTGVHFGQQDPITLAHAEAEQAIREAGPAWTILRPGAFMDNRFAWLGSIQAENAVYVPDTDPPSALVHVRDIAEVATLVLTTSGHEGATYELTGGEALTAEQQVAILAEAIGRPLKYVEETESAAKDRLVRTYGWPAKAVDGLFALKRESAPHEHVVFDTVERLLGRPPLTFAAWARENASAYHHLE
- a CDS encoding response regulator transcription factor, giving the protein MGDLRVLVVDDHPLFRIGVGTLLAAEPGIAVVGEAAGGADAVASAAALRPDVVVMDLHLPDLSGIQATRQIVAADPGTGVLMLTMADESESVFAAMRAGARGYLLKDAEPDEIIRAVQAVARREAIFGPDIANRVLAFFNQPPVSEPVFPELTGREREVLALIAAGHSNSLIASTLCLSPKTVRNHISNVFAKLHVADRAEAIVRARDAGLGRS
- a CDS encoding response regulator transcription factor: MFETDRTPVVVRATDPILHNGVCMALRSRDDVRVVDDGTAQVALLVADRIDEPMTQLLAALHHQGFTRIVLIAGEVDDNEILNAVEHGVCAVARRADAGPDVLVRLIKAAAAGEGALPPDLLGRLLNRVSRLQRQVLQPRGLRLGGMSDRETEVLRLVAAGYSTQEIADELCYSQRTVKSILHDVTNRFQLRNRSHAVAYALREGLI
- a CDS encoding ATP-binding protein; translated protein: MRRRILLAILLAVAVSSAVLGIPLGIVASWQIESSYRETLAENARAAAAILDTEIANGQEIDLDQVRAAVPANGLLTVRASGQDEKRYGSSPGPDTVIETADLARDGKVEIAVPAGPMHERQTTVTLVVVLLVLLSIGTGAVVAIATARRLAKPLRHVAERAARLGGGDFRPDPSRYGVGELDMVAEALDASGTALAQLVQRERQLVGDVSHQLRSRLTALQLRLEPLTVHPDDEVADESKAAQEQADRLAEALDELLAAARAAREVGAEPVDLPTQLPEMAQEWRELLRSEGRNLRTRVADGLMARATPGRLREVVGVLLDNALRHGSGTVTLIARRGDAEGTVVIEVSDTGPGVPDELAPHIFERGFSGGGSTGVGLALARALVEADGGRLELSNRRPAVFSLFLKVPRPSDVPEVRWPAERVPR